The following are encoded together in the Bicyclus anynana chromosome 2, ilBicAnyn1.1, whole genome shotgun sequence genome:
- the LOC112053393 gene encoding zinc finger protein 33B — protein MKCFKMDSWSNLCRCCLSPETDVSLLNDNENYKEQFSEITSIEVKHDDGLPHNLCNNCYSLMISAYEFRSQCIKVDKELKIQLETPEIDQKLNKNFSQIEHSEKVKITSDMTMDDITIMKEIENLIKQEPSDDSDDDTYYVVVVNDPNENKDTAAYNEEPMESNSQQDENFEEQATEVVDKNNLVEFQKNTHITPFENQIKSFLVSNPKISLNVPATILENEEGQDMNDNLDSIIMDVNDVSQPSQEQNLLINEESDSQYTITPDMLHNLQSKNYLKILTPSGAERTILLKGDDGIKYLSDPHMKMEEDSVPEEVIFYEGDESDLQILKCDASELIIEYADDSNIATVIQRDDGTFLCECGEHFEDLSQYQNHQLKHNSEEYLCNLCGKGFETGEILAGHMLLHSTTGFYVACPFCDQDVKRNTLTQHIKYTHNSKPQCNLCHKTFANQNNLKRHMMIHSGIKEFECDICHKRFHQKITMQTHRLTHINPFTCYQCGIKFDSKLSLATHKGSDDCHKLRKSKVKEELMKTVKQEIMTNAGKLLGYACSLCKKMFSVESALDQHVESKHLQDSDDGSAEGKFKKNLKRFDCMICGKGCASQAMLIMHERVHTNERPFPCQLCSLRFKTRTHLRTHQLTHTREKKFGCSVCMKFFALKGNLVVHLRTHTGERPYVCTICGEAYIDSKYLKKHKLKKHAIENVPWNKYE, from the exons ATGAAGTGTTTTAAGATGGATTCTTGGTCGAATTTGTGTCGATGCTGTCTGTCGCCCGAAACAGATGTGTCACTTTTGAATGACAACGAAAACTATAAAGAGCAGTTTTCGGAAATCACGAGCATTGAG gtAAAGCATGACGATGGATTACCACATAACTTGTGTAACAATTGTTATTCACTTATGATATCAGCATATGAATTTAGGTCACAGTGTATAAAAGTAGACAAAGAATTGAAAATTCAGCTGGAAACACCTGAAATTGATCAAAAACTTAATAAgaatttttcacaaatagaacattcagaaaaagtaaaaataacttcTGATATGACTATGGATGACATCACAATCATGAAGGaaatagaaaatttaataaaacaggAGCCCAGTgacgatagtgatgatgatacatACTATGTGGTTGTTGTCAATGATCCCAATGAAAACAAAGATACTGCAGCTTATAACGAAGAGCCAATGGAATCCAACAGTCAGCAGGATGAGAACTTTGAAGAGCAAGCAACAGAAGTGGTTGACAAAAACAATTTAGTAGAATTCCAGAAGAACACTCATATCACTCCATttgaaaatcaaattaaatcatttCTTGTGTCAAACCCTAAAATTTCCTTGAACGTACCAGCTACAATACTGGAAAATGAAGAGGGTCAAGATATGAATGATAATTTAGATAGCATTATTATGGATGTTAATGACGTAAGTCAACCATCTCAAGAgcaaaatcttttaataaacGAAGAATCAGATAGTCAATATACTATAACGCCTGACATGCTTCATAATTTGCAGAGTAAAAATTACCTTAAAATTCTCACACCTTCTGGTGCTGAAAGGACTATACTTCTAAAGGGTGATGATGGTATTAAGTACTTGTCAGATCCTCACATGAAAATGGAAGAGGATTCTGTGCCTGAAGAGGTGATCTTTTATGAAGGTGACGAATCTGATCTCCAAATATTGAAATGTGATGCTTCTGAATTAATTATAGAGTATGCCGATGACAGTAATATTGCGACAGTGATACAGAGGGACGATGGTACATTCCTTTGTGAGTGTGGTGAACATTTTGAGGACTTGAGCCAGTATCAGAATCATCAATTGAAACATAACTCTGAAGAATATTTGTGTAATTTGTGTGGCAAGGGATTCGAGACAGGTGAGATTCTTGCTGGGCATATGCTATTGCACAGCACAACAGGATTCTATGTTGCATGTCCATTCTGTGACCAGGATGTCAAAAGAAATACTCTGACTCAACATATAAAATACACTCACAACAGTAAACCACAATGCAATTTGTGCCACAAAACATTTGCAAATCAAAATAATCTCAAACGTCATATGATGATACACAGCGGTATTAAAGAATTTGAATGTGACATTTGCCATAAGAGATTCCATCAAAAGATCACAATGCAAACACACAGACTGACGCACATTAATCCATTTACATGCTATCAATGTGGTATCAAATTTGATAGTAAACTTTCACTAGCAACACACAAAGGAAGTGATGATTGTCACAAATTGAGGAAATCAAAGGTTAAAGAAGAATTGATGAAGACAGTCAAACAAGAAATAATGACTAACGCAGGCAAGCTGTTGGGGTATGCGTGTTCACTGTGCAAGAAGATGTTTTCTGTTGAATCAGCATTGGACCAACACGTTGAAAGTAAACACCTACAGGACAGCGATGATGGTAGTGCAGAAGGGAAATTTAAAAAGAACTTGAAAAGGTTTGATTGTATGATTTGTGGCAAAGGCTGTGCGAGCCAAGCAATGTTAATTATGCACGAACGTGTCCACACTAATGAGCGGCCATTTCCCTGTCAGCTGTGCTCATTGAGATTCAAGACTAGAACACATTTGAGAACACATCAGTTAACCCACACTAGGGAAAAGAAGTTTGGTTGTTCAGTTTGCATGAAATTCTTTGCATTGAAAGGAAATCTGGTAGTTCATTTAAGGACACACACTGGAGAGCGGCCATACGTTTGTACAATTTGTGGTGAGGCCTATATTGATTCGAAATATCTCAAAAAGCACAAACTAAAGAAGCATGCAATAGAAAATGTACCATGGAACAAGTATGAATGA